The proteins below are encoded in one region of Holophagaceae bacterium:
- the hcrC gene encoding 4-hydroxybenzoyl-CoA reductase subunit gamma, with translation MKKILRLWVNGKPREDAVAENALLLDYLRDTLGLTGTKQGCDGGECGACTVLVDSQPRLACSTLAHSLAGRRIETVESLSHEGNLSHLQRAFHEHLGTQCGFCTPGMIMAAEALLRTNPHPDRTAIRAALAGNLCRCTGYVKIIESVEAAAQEQSV, from the coding sequence GTGAAGAAGATCCTCCGGCTCTGGGTCAACGGGAAGCCCCGGGAAGACGCGGTGGCCGAGAACGCGCTGCTCCTCGACTACCTGCGCGACACCCTGGGCCTGACCGGCACCAAGCAGGGCTGCGACGGCGGCGAATGCGGCGCCTGCACCGTGCTGGTGGACAGCCAGCCGCGCCTGGCCTGCAGCACCCTCGCCCACAGCCTGGCGGGCCGCAGGATCGAGACCGTCGAAAGCCTGAGCCATGAAGGCAATCTGTCGCACCTGCAGCGAGCCTTCCACGAACACCTGGGCACCCAGTGCGGCTTCTGCACGCCGGGCATGATCATGGCGGCCGAAGCCCTGTTGCGCACCAACCCGCACCCAGATCGCACGGCCATCCGCGCCGCGCTGGCTGGCAATCTCTGCCGCTGCACCGGCTACGTCAAGATCATCGAATCGGTGGAAGCCGCAGCCCAGGAGCAGTCGGTATGA
- the oah gene encoding 6-oxocyclohex-1-ene-1-carbonyl-CoA hydratase: MATTKEIAARTAPATLNDHNLVATKVEDLCGGLVQYEKRPARRRDGSPAEGLFNAWIILNNPKQFNSYTTDMVKALILAFRRASVDREVNAVVFTGVGDKAFCTGGNTKEYAEYYAGNPQEYRQYMRLFNDMVSSILGCDKPVICRVNGMRIGGGQEIGMACDFTLAQDLANFGQAGPKHGSAAIGGATDFLPVMIGCEQAMVSGTLCEPFSAHKAARLGIVSGLVPALKVDGRFLANPTVTTDRMIDEFGRIVHGEFKTGEDLKAGQATIKGGQIDLSLLDEKVEELCGKLLETFPECMTKSLEELRKPKLDAWNRNKENSRAWLALNMMNEARAGFRAFNEGTKETGREIDFVALRQGLAKGIPWTEELIESLMPAVQEREQ; the protein is encoded by the coding sequence ATGGCCACCACCAAAGAGATCGCCGCCAGAACGGCCCCCGCCACCTTGAATGACCACAATCTGGTCGCAACCAAGGTCGAGGACCTTTGCGGCGGCCTGGTTCAGTACGAAAAACGCCCCGCCAGGCGCCGTGACGGTTCCCCTGCCGAAGGGCTCTTCAACGCCTGGATCATCCTGAACAATCCGAAGCAATTCAATTCCTACACCACGGACATGGTCAAGGCCCTGATCCTGGCCTTCCGCCGGGCCTCCGTGGACCGGGAAGTCAATGCGGTGGTGTTCACCGGCGTGGGCGACAAGGCCTTCTGCACCGGCGGCAACACCAAGGAATATGCGGAATACTACGCGGGCAACCCGCAGGAATACCGGCAGTACATGCGGCTGTTCAACGACATGGTCTCCAGCATCCTGGGCTGCGACAAGCCCGTGATCTGCCGGGTCAACGGCATGCGCATCGGCGGCGGCCAGGAGATCGGCATGGCCTGCGACTTCACCCTCGCCCAGGATCTTGCCAATTTCGGACAGGCCGGCCCCAAGCACGGCTCCGCGGCCATCGGCGGCGCGACGGATTTCCTGCCGGTCATGATCGGCTGCGAGCAGGCCATGGTGTCCGGCACGCTCTGCGAGCCCTTTTCGGCCCACAAGGCCGCGCGCCTCGGCATCGTCTCCGGCCTGGTCCCGGCCCTGAAAGTGGATGGCCGCTTCCTGGCCAACCCCACCGTGACCACCGACCGCATGATCGATGAATTCGGCCGGATCGTGCATGGCGAGTTCAAGACCGGCGAAGACCTGAAAGCCGGGCAAGCCACCATCAAGGGCGGCCAGATCGATCTCAGCCTGCTGGATGAGAAGGTCGAGGAATTGTGCGGCAAACTGCTCGAAACCTTCCCGGAATGCATGACCAAGAGCCTGGAGGAACTGCGCAAGCCCAAACTGGACGCCTGGAACCGCAACAAGGAGAATTCCCGCGCCTGGCTGGCCCTCAACATGATGAACGAGGCCCGCGCCGGCTTCCGCGCCTTCAACGAGGGCACCAAGGAAACGGGCCGCGAGATCGATTTCGTCGCGCTGCGCCAGGGCCTGGCCAAGGGCATTCCCTGGACCGAGGAACTGATCGAAAGCCTGATGCCCGCTGTCCAGGAGCGGGAGCAATGA
- the hcrB gene encoding 4-hydroxybenzoyl-CoA reductase subunit beta, translating into MAALPDFQLLHPATASDAIRMRALHPGSRYLAGGTDLLPNMRRGLVATEVVIDLGGVDELTDLREEAGALYIGAGVTLAVLAANRTVQDRLPALAQAASGVAGPTHRVSATLGGNLCLETRCRFYNQSESWREANDFCLKLGSDTCRVATKSPRCYAAFSGDLAPALMALDANVELLGPLGTRVLPVAEFYRDDGLAWLALAPDELLVAVRVPLTGGWRSAYEKVRVRGSMDFPLAGVAVALRRDGDAIADLRIALTGVSSRPELIHGLESLAGQTLDETALAIITRQIKLGTKAMETTLVDVPFRRRITPVLAKRLVERLWSEDDGN; encoded by the coding sequence ATGGCCGCCCTGCCTGATTTCCAATTGCTTCATCCGGCCACGGCCTCCGATGCGATCCGCATGCGCGCCCTGCACCCCGGCAGCCGCTACCTCGCTGGCGGCACGGATCTCCTGCCGAACATGCGGCGGGGCCTGGTGGCGACGGAAGTCGTGATTGACCTCGGCGGTGTGGACGAACTCACCGATTTGCGCGAAGAAGCTGGGGCGCTTTACATCGGCGCTGGCGTCACGCTAGCGGTTCTCGCCGCCAACAGGACGGTCCAGGACCGGCTGCCGGCGCTGGCCCAGGCCGCTTCCGGCGTCGCGGGCCCGACCCACCGGGTATCGGCGACGTTGGGTGGCAACCTCTGCCTTGAAACGCGCTGCCGCTTCTACAACCAGAGCGAATCCTGGCGGGAGGCGAACGATTTCTGCCTGAAGCTGGGCAGCGACACCTGCCGCGTCGCAACGAAATCCCCGCGCTGCTACGCGGCCTTCAGCGGCGATCTCGCGCCGGCCTTGATGGCGCTCGACGCCAACGTGGAACTCCTGGGCCCCCTGGGCACCCGGGTGCTGCCCGTGGCGGAGTTCTACCGCGATGACGGTCTGGCCTGGCTGGCCCTGGCGCCCGATGAATTGCTCGTCGCGGTGCGCGTGCCGTTGACGGGTGGCTGGCGCAGCGCCTACGAAAAAGTCCGCGTGCGGGGTTCCATGGATTTCCCCTTGGCCGGCGTGGCCGTGGCCCTGCGGCGGGATGGCGATGCCATCGCCGATCTGCGCATCGCCCTGACCGGCGTGTCCTCGCGCCCGGAACTCATCCACGGACTGGAATCCCTTGCGGGCCAAACGCTGGATGAAACCGCCCTGGCCATCATCACCCGCCAGATCAAGCTCGGCACCAAGGCCATGGAGACGACCCTCGTCGACGTCCCCTTCCGCCGCCGCATCACGCCCGTGCTGGCGAAAAGGCTGGTGGAGCGGCTGTGGTCGGAGGATGACGGCAATTAG
- the hcrA gene encoding 4-hydroxybenzoyl-CoA reductase subunit alpha — MTAPRGVGARLPFVDGIEKVTGAARYTADLPSMGALVGMILRSPYAHAELLDVDISEALKLPGVRAVVTGADCDLPYGVIPIAQNEFPLARGRVRYYGDPVAAVAAVDEATAREALSRIKLRVRELPAYFSSADARQPGTILLHDTKPGNIEREVHNEFGDTDAGFASAVLVREENYECAEVHHAMMEPDAALAVFDAERGHLTLYSVSQVPYYVHLTLARCLKMEMAHIRVIKPFVGGGFGHRTEVLNFEVICALLARAARGTVRLVLSREETFLTHRGRPESQIRMKLGLAKDGRITACQAEVIQRGGAYGGYGLVTILYSGALLHGLYDLPAVKYDGYRVYTNTPPCGAMRGHGTVNIRFAFESLLDSMAKELGLDSFEVRRRNLLEAPTETINGLKVLSYGLPECLDWVEKASGWRERRGQLDQKGPIRRGLGMGCSHFVSGSAKPVHWSGEPHAVIILKLDFDASVTILTGAADIGQGSSTILMQIVAEVLGLGYDRLRIVANDSAITPKDNGSYSSRVTFMVGNAALDAAENLKRLLVTAAARRLKVSVAEIEWLGEAAIVAADPERRISFTEVVEEALVGTGTLLIKGTFTCPPEFQGGKHRGGAVGSTMGFSYTAQVVEVSVDMDLGKVAVEKVWAAIDCGLAINPMSVEGQVQGAIWMGMGQAISEETVYEQGRHQAANLLDYRVPTIVESPDIDVHIVESLDPNGPFGAKEASEGPLSGFPSALAAAVEDAIGIRFTALPITQMRVFDALQKKPRTTPPESVSTASARGDT; from the coding sequence ATGACCGCCCCGCGTGGCGTCGGCGCCCGCCTGCCCTTCGTGGACGGTATCGAAAAGGTGACCGGCGCGGCCCGCTACACCGCCGACCTGCCCTCGATGGGCGCCTTGGTCGGCATGATCCTCCGCAGCCCCTATGCCCACGCCGAACTGCTCGATGTGGATATTTCCGAGGCATTGAAGTTGCCGGGCGTTCGGGCCGTGGTCACCGGCGCGGATTGCGATCTGCCCTACGGCGTGATTCCCATCGCGCAAAACGAGTTTCCCCTGGCCCGGGGCCGCGTCCGCTACTACGGCGATCCGGTGGCTGCCGTCGCCGCCGTGGATGAAGCAACCGCACGCGAAGCGCTATCCCGAATCAAACTCCGTGTCCGGGAACTCCCCGCCTATTTCAGTTCCGCCGATGCGCGCCAACCCGGCACCATCCTCCTGCACGACACCAAGCCCGGCAACATCGAACGGGAAGTCCATAACGAGTTTGGTGATACGGATGCAGGTTTCGCCTCTGCGGTCCTCGTTCGTGAAGAGAACTACGAATGCGCCGAAGTCCATCACGCCATGATGGAGCCCGACGCGGCGCTGGCCGTCTTTGATGCTGAACGTGGCCACCTGACGCTTTACTCCGTGTCACAGGTGCCCTACTACGTTCATCTGACGCTGGCCCGGTGCCTGAAGATGGAGATGGCGCACATCCGCGTCATCAAGCCCTTCGTCGGCGGCGGTTTCGGCCATCGCACCGAGGTCCTGAACTTCGAGGTGATCTGCGCCCTGCTCGCCCGTGCCGCCCGCGGAACGGTGCGCCTGGTGCTCAGCCGGGAGGAGACTTTCCTCACGCACCGGGGCCGTCCCGAAAGCCAGATCCGCATGAAACTCGGCCTGGCCAAGGATGGCCGCATCACCGCCTGCCAGGCCGAAGTCATCCAGCGGGGCGGCGCCTACGGCGGGTACGGATTGGTGACGATCCTCTATTCGGGCGCCCTGCTCCACGGCCTCTACGACCTCCCGGCCGTCAAGTACGACGGCTACCGCGTCTACACCAACACACCGCCCTGCGGCGCCATGCGCGGCCACGGCACCGTGAACATCCGCTTCGCCTTCGAATCGCTGCTCGATTCCATGGCCAAGGAACTTGGTCTGGACTCTTTCGAAGTGCGGAGGCGCAACCTGCTGGAAGCGCCGACAGAAACGATCAACGGCCTGAAGGTGCTGTCCTACGGCTTGCCGGAATGCCTGGATTGGGTCGAGAAAGCCAGCGGTTGGCGTGAACGTCGCGGGCAATTGGACCAAAAAGGTCCCATCCGCCGCGGCCTAGGCATGGGTTGTTCGCATTTCGTGAGCGGGTCGGCCAAACCGGTGCATTGGTCCGGCGAACCCCACGCGGTGATCATCCTGAAGCTCGATTTCGATGCGAGCGTCACCATCCTCACCGGCGCCGCGGACATCGGACAGGGCTCGTCCACGATCCTCATGCAGATCGTCGCCGAAGTCCTGGGCCTCGGCTACGACCGTCTGCGCATCGTCGCCAACGATTCCGCCATCACACCCAAGGACAACGGCTCCTATTCCTCGCGCGTCACCTTCATGGTCGGCAACGCGGCATTGGATGCAGCAGAGAATCTCAAACGCCTGCTGGTGACGGCCGCAGCCAGACGCCTCAAGGTGAGCGTCGCTGAGATCGAATGGCTGGGCGAGGCCGCCATCGTCGCCGCGGACCCTGAACGGCGCATCTCCTTCACCGAGGTCGTCGAGGAAGCCCTGGTCGGAACCGGCACGCTCCTGATCAAGGGCACCTTCACCTGCCCACCGGAATTCCAGGGCGGCAAGCATCGCGGCGGCGCGGTGGGCTCGACCATGGGTTTCTCGTACACGGCCCAAGTAGTCGAGGTGAGCGTCGATATGGACCTGGGCAAGGTGGCGGTCGAGAAGGTCTGGGCAGCCATCGATTGCGGCTTAGCCATCAATCCCATGTCGGTGGAAGGTCAGGTCCAGGGCGCCATCTGGATGGGCATGGGCCAGGCGATTTCCGAAGAAACGGTCTACGAGCAGGGCCGCCATCAGGCCGCGAATCTCCTGGATTACCGCGTGCCCACCATCGTGGAATCGCCAGATATCGACGTTCATATCGTGGAAAGCCTCGACCCGAACGGCCCTTTTGGCGCCAAGGAGGCGAGCGAAGGGCCCTTGTCCGGCTTCCCCTCGGCGCTGGCGGCGGCAGTGGAAGATGCCATCGGCATCCGCTTTACAGCGCTACCGATCACGCAGATGCGCGTGTTCGACGCGCTCCAGAAGAAGCCTCGAACCACTCCGCCAGAATCAGTTTCAACTGCCTCGGCCAGAGGAGACACCTGA
- the bcrB gene encoding benzoyl-CoA reductase subunit B, whose protein sequence is MSGAEVTKSNSQLIQKAMISRNYDRITSGECKVSSTFVPGNLNELLMCFDIANNLPEINAIQNAMRKKSGDMIQEAERSGHSEDVCTYVKADIGMMAKGNIAPNGKPFRDPDMLLLSYSGCFTFMKWFELLREQYKCPTVMLHVPYAADGQPTQNMRDYIVKQLKDEVIPTMEKVSGIKFDIDRLREYLRKSAQAENNLVWMLEQSKRRPSPIDCYFGGVYYMGPIFTAFRGTDEAIQYYDLLRLEIEERIAKGLCAQTLDGDMPEEKYRLVVEGPPNWTSFREFWQMFAEAGAVVVASSYTKVGGVYDYDGFRHDPDHPLESLADYCLGVYTNRNLPTRVDMLARNLKEYDADGLLINSIKSCNSFSAGQLVMLREIEKLTGKPGAFIETDLVDPRYFSAANVKNRLESYFQMIDQKRRAGGFITGNAAASA, encoded by the coding sequence ATGAGCGGAGCCGAAGTCACCAAGTCGAATTCCCAGCTCATCCAGAAGGCGATGATCAGCCGGAACTACGACCGCATCACCAGCGGCGAGTGCAAGGTGTCGTCAACCTTCGTGCCGGGCAACCTCAACGAGCTGCTCATGTGCTTCGACATCGCGAACAATCTGCCTGAGATCAACGCGATCCAGAACGCCATGCGCAAGAAATCCGGCGACATGATCCAGGAGGCCGAGCGCTCGGGCCATTCCGAGGATGTCTGCACCTACGTGAAGGCGGACATCGGCATGATGGCCAAGGGCAACATCGCGCCCAACGGCAAGCCTTTCCGTGATCCGGACATGCTGCTGTTGAGCTATTCCGGCTGCTTCACGTTCATGAAGTGGTTCGAGCTGCTGCGCGAGCAGTACAAATGCCCGACGGTGATGCTGCACGTCCCCTACGCCGCGGACGGCCAGCCCACCCAGAACATGCGCGACTACATCGTCAAGCAACTGAAGGATGAAGTCATCCCGACGATGGAGAAGGTCTCCGGCATCAAGTTCGATATCGACCGGCTGCGCGAATACCTGCGCAAATCTGCCCAAGCCGAGAACAATCTCGTCTGGATGCTGGAGCAGTCCAAACGCAGGCCATCGCCCATCGATTGTTATTTCGGCGGCGTGTACTACATGGGGCCGATCTTCACGGCCTTCCGCGGCACCGATGAAGCCATCCAGTACTACGACCTGCTGCGCCTGGAGATCGAAGAGCGCATCGCCAAAGGCCTTTGCGCCCAGACCCTGGACGGGGACATGCCCGAAGAAAAATACCGCCTGGTGGTGGAAGGTCCGCCCAATTGGACCTCGTTCCGGGAGTTCTGGCAGATGTTCGCCGAGGCCGGCGCCGTGGTGGTGGCCAGCTCCTATACCAAGGTCGGAGGCGTCTACGATTACGACGGCTTCCGCCATGATCCGGACCACCCGCTGGAAAGCCTCGCGGACTACTGCCTGGGCGTCTACACCAACCGCAATCTCCCGACCCGGGTGGACATGCTGGCCCGCAACCTCAAGGAATACGATGCCGACGGCCTGCTGATCAACTCCATCAAGAGCTGCAACAGCTTTTCCGCGGGCCAGTTGGTGATGCTCCGCGAGATCGAGAAACTCACCGGCAAACCAGGCGCCTTCATCGAGACCGATCTGGTGGATCCCCGCTATTTTTCCGCGGCCAACGTCAAGAACCGGCTCGAGAGCTATTTCCAGATGATCGACCAGAAGCGCCGGGCTGGAGGCTTCATCACCGGCAACGCCGCCGCCAGCGCGTAA
- the bcrA gene encoding benzoyl-CoA reductase subunit A: MRTFIGIDLGSTTTKALVLDENQKILGRGITNSRSNYDVAASVSKQEAKIGARFTLFHQALGDDGSVDVLLANLERNFRLEQFLAELVQLETSCDMYLDHPRFADTKNALREALAAVFRQIELEAPAIYAPGANRKSDFFRDIAGSRFMSLSEKVSKESGVSFDALLNIYDKSILDIEAMVSTDEMVAKQLLNGLSRAYRDMGGVNVSEAEAMVTLQKVLALELEETYVVGTGYGRVRLPFPKEHIRSEILCHGLGAHMMFPGTRTVLDIGGQDTKGIQVDEHGIVTNFQMNDRCAAGCGRYLGYIADEMKIGLHELGPIAMTATKTTRINSTCTVFAGAELRDRLSLGEKRPDILAGLHRAIMLRAMSIIARSGGVTDQFTFTGGVAKNEAAVKELRQLIKENYGEKTINISAESIYTGALGGASFAHRSVNN, encoded by the coding sequence ATGCGAACGTTCATCGGCATCGATCTGGGCTCCACCACCACCAAGGCGCTGGTCCTGGACGAGAACCAGAAAATCCTCGGCCGGGGCATCACGAATTCCCGATCCAACTACGATGTGGCCGCTTCGGTTTCCAAACAGGAAGCCAAGATCGGCGCGCGTTTCACCCTGTTCCACCAGGCCTTGGGGGATGACGGCAGTGTCGATGTGCTGCTGGCGAACCTGGAGCGCAATTTCAGGCTGGAGCAGTTCCTCGCGGAGCTGGTCCAACTGGAAACCTCCTGCGACATGTATCTCGACCATCCCCGCTTCGCAGACACCAAGAATGCCCTACGGGAGGCCCTGGCAGCGGTATTCCGGCAGATCGAACTCGAAGCCCCGGCGATCTATGCGCCCGGCGCCAACCGCAAATCGGATTTCTTCCGCGACATCGCCGGCTCGCGCTTTATGAGCCTCTCCGAAAAGGTGAGCAAGGAATCGGGCGTCAGTTTCGACGCCCTGCTGAACATCTACGACAAGTCCATCCTCGATATCGAGGCCATGGTCTCCACCGATGAGATGGTGGCCAAGCAATTGCTGAACGGCCTGTCCAGGGCCTACCGCGACATGGGCGGCGTGAACGTCAGCGAGGCCGAGGCCATGGTCACGCTTCAGAAAGTGCTGGCCCTGGAACTCGAAGAAACCTACGTGGTCGGAACGGGCTACGGCCGGGTCCGGCTTCCGTTCCCCAAGGAGCACATCCGATCAGAGATCCTATGCCACGGCCTTGGCGCCCACATGATGTTCCCCGGCACGCGCACGGTCCTGGATATCGGTGGCCAGGACACCAAGGGCATTCAGGTGGATGAGCACGGCATCGTCACGAATTTCCAGATGAACGACCGCTGCGCCGCCGGATGCGGGCGCTACCTGGGCTACATCGCCGACGAGATGAAGATCGGATTGCACGAGCTTGGGCCCATCGCCATGACCGCCACCAAGACCACGCGCATCAATTCCACCTGCACCGTATTCGCCGGGGCGGAACTGCGCGATCGCCTTTCCCTGGGCGAAAAACGGCCCGACATCCTGGCGGGACTGCACCGGGCGATCATGCTGCGCGCCATGTCCATCATCGCCCGTTCGGGCGGCGTGACCGACCAGTTCACCTTCACCGGAGGCGTCGCCAAGAACGAGGCCGCGGTCAAGGAACTCCGGCAGCTGATCAAGGAGAACTACGGGGAAAAGACCATCAACATCAGCGCCGAATCCATCTACACCGGCGCCCTGGGTGGAGCGAGCTTCGCCCACCGTTCTGTGAACAACTGA
- the bcrC gene encoding benzoyl-CoA reductase subunit C: protein MSHRSVHDLVAFCQAIFDDLDFTRAREWKAAQPGRGVIGYMPVYVPREIIHAAGMLALGILGGGSDLEVIHGDAYYQSYICRIPRSTLELAVTGRLDFVDGMMFPSTCDVIRNMSGIWKLMFKDKYVRYFDVPQNFKDEVGGVFYENELRELKEGLERISGRKITDEQLNHSIAIYNENRAWVNKVYDYRSAFPWKAPSAEVYLLMRAGMVLPPEEHTLLMQEYIAAAEAENRPMRDNCRVVLTGGFCEQPPLPLIKSLEISGCYIVDDDFMLVNRWIQGDVETTGDPLRNLSRAFLHHSGQTAAKYEPDMDVKGKYLLDIIRKRSADGVIFSAASFCDPALLDQPMMISRVEAKGIPYITLQYAENSGQMQPIREQSGTFADSIKLWSGV from the coding sequence ATGAGCCATCGCTCCGTCCACGACCTCGTCGCCTTCTGCCAGGCGATCTTCGACGACCTCGACTTTACCCGTGCCCGCGAGTGGAAGGCCGCCCAGCCAGGACGCGGCGTCATCGGGTACATGCCGGTCTACGTCCCCCGCGAAATCATCCATGCGGCAGGGATGCTGGCCCTCGGAATCCTGGGCGGGGGCTCGGATCTGGAAGTGATCCACGGCGACGCCTATTACCAGAGCTACATCTGCCGCATTCCAAGGTCCACTCTCGAATTGGCGGTCACAGGGCGGCTCGACTTCGTGGACGGCATGATGTTCCCGTCCACCTGCGATGTCATCCGCAACATGAGCGGCATCTGGAAGCTCATGTTCAAGGACAAATACGTACGCTACTTCGACGTTCCGCAGAACTTCAAGGATGAGGTCGGCGGCGTCTTCTACGAGAACGAGCTGCGGGAACTGAAGGAAGGCCTTGAGCGGATCTCGGGGCGGAAAATCACCGATGAACAGCTCAACCATTCCATCGCTATCTACAACGAGAACCGCGCCTGGGTGAACAAGGTCTACGACTATCGATCCGCATTCCCCTGGAAGGCGCCTTCCGCAGAAGTCTACCTATTGATGCGGGCGGGCATGGTGTTGCCGCCGGAAGAGCACACGCTGCTGATGCAGGAATACATCGCCGCCGCCGAAGCCGAGAACCGGCCCATGCGGGACAACTGCCGCGTGGTCCTGACGGGCGGCTTCTGCGAACAGCCGCCGCTTCCCTTGATCAAGTCGCTGGAAATCTCCGGCTGCTACATCGTGGACGACGACTTCATGCTGGTGAACCGCTGGATCCAGGGGGATGTGGAAACCACCGGCGACCCGCTGCGGAACCTTTCCAGGGCCTTCCTCCACCATTCCGGCCAGACCGCCGCGAAGTACGAACCCGACATGGACGTGAAGGGCAAGTACCTGCTCGACATCATCCGCAAGCGCAGTGCCGACGGCGTCATCTTCTCCGCGGCGAGCTTCTGCGATCCCGCGCTGCTGGACCAGCCGATGATGATCAGCCGCGTCGAAGCCAAAGGAATCCCCTACATCACCCTGCAGTACGCGGAGAATTCCGGCCAGATGCAGCCCATCCGGGAACAGTCCGGCACCTTCGCGGATTCCATCAAACTCTGGAGTGGCGTATGA
- the bcrD gene encoding benzoyl-CoA reductase subunit D, translating to MTTAIGVDVGSGVIKTVLFRSEGEESASYEWLARWDARIRQRDSFKLVEESIQDVLEKSGLKRSDVDYVATTGEGESFQGATGHFYSMTTHARGALHLNPEARAVLDIGALHGRAICMDERGKVLNYRMTSQCASGSGQFLENISRYLGIAQDEIPGLSLSSSNPEKVSSICAVLAETDVINMVSRSIPPADILRGIHESMADRLLKLLKSIDAKEGVVMMTGGLALDAGLVKAMQDGMEKQKMSTRIDSHPDSLFAGAIGAALWGIFRHRRLKARGLLPQGSFVS from the coding sequence ATGACCACAGCCATTGGAGTGGACGTCGGATCCGGCGTCATCAAGACCGTCCTTTTCCGTTCCGAAGGCGAGGAAAGTGCATCTTACGAATGGCTGGCGCGCTGGGACGCCCGCATCCGCCAGCGGGATTCCTTCAAGCTCGTCGAGGAATCCATCCAAGATGTTCTGGAGAAATCAGGTTTGAAGCGGAGCGATGTGGATTACGTGGCCACCACCGGCGAAGGCGAAAGCTTCCAGGGAGCCACCGGCCATTTCTATTCCATGACCACCCACGCCCGCGGAGCCCTCCACCTTAATCCCGAGGCCCGCGCGGTGCTCGACATCGGCGCGCTGCACGGCCGGGCCATCTGCATGGATGAACGGGGCAAGGTGCTCAACTACCGCATGACCAGCCAATGCGCGTCGGGCTCGGGCCAGTTCCTGGAAAACATCTCCCGCTACCTCGGCATCGCCCAGGATGAGATCCCGGGGCTGTCGCTTTCTTCCAGCAATCCTGAGAAGGTCAGCAGCATCTGCGCCGTGCTCGCGGAAACCGATGTCATCAACATGGTGTCCCGTTCGATCCCGCCCGCCGACATCCTGCGCGGCATCCACGAATCCATGGCCGACCGCCTGCTCAAGCTGCTCAAGTCCATCGACGCCAAGGAGGGTGTGGTGATGATGACCGGCGGACTGGCGCTGGATGCTGGCCTGGTCAAAGCCATGCAGGACGGGATGGAAAAGCAGAAGATGTCCACCCGCATCGATTCCCATCCCGATTCCCTGTTCGCGGGCGCCATCGGCGCGGCCCTGTGGGGGATCTTTAGGCATCGGCGCTTGAAAGCCCGAGGGCTGCTGCCTCAGGGGTCGTTTGTCTCATGA
- a CDS encoding GNAT family N-acetyltransferase: MSELAIRSLRMDDLDRVSGIENRIGGHPRKGFLEKRFSAATRSPDGFIACGAMDHGNLAGYAFARIQTGEFGSRDAAAVLDVIGVDSGAQRHGIGKALMREIEARLSEKKVGVLKTQVNWSDHPMVMFFSSAGFHLSSHQVIERDTSPLEEKLSEPAQGQRRGSEDPNDLSRDRFLIRSLEEADLSEVVRIDHSLTGRDRSAYFSAKIQEMLNESGIRISLVAEEDGVLTGYVMASVDFGEFGKVDKAAVIDAIGVHSAYAGSGIGHALLSQLLLNLSTLQVEYVRTQVSPEDFELNRFLHACGFHQSQRLVLTKPLTH; this comes from the coding sequence ATGTCCGAACTGGCTATTCGCTCGCTCCGCATGGATGACCTGGACCGTGTTTCCGGAATCGAGAACCGCATCGGCGGACATCCCCGGAAGGGCTTCCTGGAAAAACGGTTTTCCGCCGCCACCAGGAGCCCCGACGGCTTCATCGCCTGCGGAGCGATGGATCACGGAAACTTGGCGGGCTACGCCTTCGCCCGAATCCAGACCGGGGAATTCGGAAGCCGGGATGCGGCTGCGGTCCTGGACGTCATCGGCGTGGATTCCGGGGCCCAAAGGCATGGGATCGGCAAGGCCCTGATGCGTGAAATCGAAGCGCGGCTATCTGAAAAAAAAGTAGGCGTGCTCAAGACCCAGGTGAACTGGTCCGACCATCCCATGGTCATGTTCTTTTCTTCCGCCGGTTTCCACCTGTCTTCCCACCAGGTTATCGAGCGCGACACGTCGCCTCTGGAGGAGAAGCTGAGTGAACCGGCCCAAGGCCAACGCCGGGGGTCGGAGGATCCGAACGATCTATCCCGGGACCGCTTTTTGATCCGTTCCCTTGAGGAGGCGGATCTGTCGGAGGTCGTCCGCATCGACCACAGCCTCACGGGCCGGGACCGTTCGGCCTACTTTTCCGCCAAGATCCAGGAGATGCTGAACGAATCAGGGATCCGGATCTCCCTGGTAGCCGAAGAGGATGGGGTCCTCACGGGCTACGTCATGGCGAGCGTCGATTTCGGTGAATTCGGCAAGGTGGACAAAGCGGCGGTGATCGATGCCATCGGCGTCCACTCGGCCTACGCGGGATCGGGCATCGGACATGCGCTCCTCTCCCAGTTGCTGCTGAACCTCTCGACCCTCCAGGTCGAATACGTGCGGACCCAGGTGTCGCCGGAGGACTTCGAGCTGAACCGTTTCCTCCACGCCTGCGGTTTCCACCAATCCCAACGGCTGGTCCTGACCAAGCCCCTAACCCACTGA